A window from Bacillota bacterium encodes these proteins:
- the codY gene encoding GTP-sensing pleiotropic transcriptional regulator CodY translates to MSELLEKTRRISRFIQESTGFPSDFNDLAKVLSEEVAANVYVVARRGKLLGYGFMEGFDCDVAAGYVGNGGTFPKECADWLLRIIEASENIRHDPGKCFLGAEVKCGFPEKFLTVVPIYAGGDRMGTLVLARFEREFSDDDLVLAEYAATVFGMEILRSRTGQIEEEARKKASVQMALDTLSFSEQEAVEHIFRELGGDEGLLVASKIADKVGITRSVIVNALRKFESAGVIESRSLGMKGTYIRVLNDKLFDELERLRAR, encoded by the coding sequence ATGAGCGAGCTACTGGAGAAGACACGAAGGATCAGTCGGTTCATACAGGAGTCCACGGGTTTTCCCAGCGATTTCAATGATCTTGCGAAGGTGCTATCCGAAGAGGTCGCGGCCAACGTGTACGTGGTTGCGCGCCGAGGGAAGCTCCTAGGATACGGGTTCATGGAGGGCTTTGATTGCGACGTTGCGGCCGGGTATGTGGGGAACGGCGGGACGTTTCCCAAGGAGTGCGCGGACTGGCTCCTCAGGATAATAGAGGCGTCCGAGAACATCCGCCATGACCCGGGAAAGTGCTTCCTCGGGGCTGAGGTGAAGTGCGGGTTCCCCGAGAAGTTCCTGACTGTCGTCCCGATTTACGCGGGCGGGGACAGGATGGGGACGCTTGTCCTGGCCAGGTTCGAGAGAGAGTTCTCCGATGACGACCTCGTTCTAGCTGAGTATGCCGCCACGGTCTTCGGGATGGAGATCCTTCGCTCGAGGACTGGTCAGATCGAGGAGGAGGCCCGGAAGAAGGCGTCGGTCCAAATGGCCCTGGACACCTTGTCCTTCTCGGAACAAGAGGCGGTTGAGCACATCTTCAGGGAGCTCGGCGGCGACGAGGGCCTGCTTGTTGCGAGCAAGATCGCCGACAAGGTCGGCATCACGAGGTCTGTCATCGTAAACGCCCTGCGCAAGTTCGAGAGTGCCGGGGTCATAGAGTCACGTTCCCTGGGCATGAAGGGGACGTACATCAGGGTCCTCAACGACAAACTCTTCGACGAGCTCGAGAGATTGCGGGCGAGGTAG
- a CDS encoding Ger(x)C family spore germination protein, with product MRDLGGRGTGRVRLALSLLVVLAVAACTAGCWDRTEVDDLAFVMAIGLDDAPNDMLAVTFHIAVPRAVAGAGGIGGGSGGGGGGGAGQQSSLITTLVGRSVLSLLNLLSTHVDRRPSLVHGKMVVIGEKLARRGIAPYIGELVRFRETRRTMFLVVTRGTAKEFIEKNRPVLEQNPAKNLELLALANRQTGYIPPSQIHRFLVEMQSLGEEPVVILAGVKQETPGGRTEESRTEAPGGASGGTKGQGSSETGSGEGPVNAAKMLPVASRSDSDYVAGESPSVGGNPVELLGGAVFRGDRMVGEITGQDVRAMLLLRGTFKRGIICVEDPFVKGKYVSCDIRLARPTETTVRRNKDGFQVNVKMMLEGEVIGSQSLKDYSNPKNLHALEKRVADDLKRGCRDLVTKAQTEFGADIFAFGNKARHLTRTWREWEELDWPKRFPQAQVNIDLKLDLRRTGLLFRPPKPSTDTT from the coding sequence GTGCGTGATCTGGGAGGGCGAGGCACGGGACGCGTCAGGCTCGCGTTGTCGCTGCTGGTCGTGCTCGCGGTGGCGGCGTGCACCGCGGGATGCTGGGACAGGACCGAGGTGGACGACCTCGCGTTCGTCATGGCGATCGGCCTCGACGACGCGCCCAACGACATGCTCGCCGTGACCTTCCATATAGCCGTCCCCAGGGCTGTCGCGGGCGCGGGCGGGATCGGCGGAGGCTCCGGAGGCGGAGGGGGAGGGGGAGCGGGCCAGCAGTCGAGCCTCATCACGACGCTCGTGGGCCGCTCGGTTCTGAGCCTCCTTAACCTCCTGAGCACGCACGTGGACAGGCGCCCGAGCCTGGTTCACGGCAAAATGGTGGTCATCGGAGAGAAGCTCGCGAGGCGCGGAATAGCTCCGTACATAGGTGAGCTCGTCAGGTTCCGCGAGACGCGGAGGACGATGTTCCTCGTGGTGACCAGGGGCACCGCGAAGGAGTTCATCGAGAAGAACCGGCCTGTCCTCGAGCAGAACCCCGCGAAAAACCTGGAGCTTCTCGCGCTCGCCAATAGGCAGACGGGTTACATCCCGCCGTCCCAGATCCACCGGTTCCTCGTTGAGATGCAGTCCCTCGGAGAGGAGCCAGTCGTGATCCTCGCGGGCGTGAAGCAGGAAACGCCCGGCGGCAGGACCGAGGAGTCGCGGACAGAGGCACCTGGCGGTGCCTCCGGGGGCACGAAGGGTCAAGGCTCTTCAGAAACGGGATCCGGGGAAGGGCCCGTGAACGCGGCGAAAATGCTTCCCGTTGCCTCGCGAAGTGATTCCGACTACGTGGCAGGCGAATCCCCGTCAGTCGGCGGAAACCCAGTGGAACTCTTGGGCGGAGCGGTGTTTAGAGGCGACCGCATGGTCGGCGAGATAACGGGGCAAGACGTCCGGGCAATGCTGCTCCTGCGCGGCACGTTCAAGAGAGGCATCATCTGCGTTGAAGACCCGTTCGTGAAAGGCAAATACGTCTCGTGCGATATCCGCCTTGCCAGGCCTACCGAAACCACGGTGCGCAGGAACAAAGATGGGTTTCAAGTCAACGTGAAGATGATGCTGGAGGGAGAGGTCATCGGGAGCCAGAGTCTCAAGGACTACTCCAACCCCAAGAACCTTCACGCGCTGGAAAAACGGGTGGCGGACGACCTCAAGAGAGGCTGCCGCGACCTCGTGACGAAGGCCCAGACCGAGTTCGGCGCGGACATCTTTGCGTTCGGCAACAAGGCGAGACACCTCACGAGAACATGGCGCGAGTGGGAGGAGCTCGATTGGCCGAAGAGATTCCCGCAAGCGCAGGTGAATATCGACCTAAAGCTCGACCTGCGGCGCACCGGCCTGCTCTTCAGGCCGCCCAAGCCGAGCACAGATACGACATAA